In one Drosophila pseudoobscura strain MV-25-SWS-2005 chromosome X, UCI_Dpse_MV25, whole genome shotgun sequence genomic region, the following are encoded:
- the LOC4813648 gene encoding glutaminyl-peptide cyclotransferase-like protein: MPVSKHYVIFICLALLLTGAHSFKEVLIVGRNGTMRYEPAPLTLEQMRSFSGLSEPEHLRQTVHRLAARRVVGTPGHAAVRDFIIDSLRALGWHVNLDIFNGQVPILGSVTFHNIVARLSCKARRYLMLGCHYDSKYLARSEYVGATDAAVSCALMLNMARVLRKQLRALRQAQIGLLFVFFDGKEAIGSWSDEDSLYGSRHLADLMYERDLLDSIDLFVLLDRVGAKDMSFFSHVPSTVGWFQRLVQLEQKLSKAGLLKAQRSYFQFIARDDPRDDHVPFLRRQVPVLHLTAEESSTQVWHKVTDVEGRVDYGSTEQVALIVRLFVLEYLLSAPSSSGQLHPPCPALVSTLAALSLSLPLRLS, from the coding sequence ATGCCTGTATCCAAGCACTATGTGATCTTCATCTGCTTGGCGCTGCTTCTAACAGGAGCCCATTCCTTTAAGGAAGTTCTTATCGTGGGCCGCAACGGGACAATGAGGTACGAGCCCGCCCCACTAACCCTAGAACAGATGCGCTCCTTTTCGGGGCTCTCAGAGCCGGAGCACTTGCGGCAGACAGTCCACAGGCTGGCAGCGAGGCGAGTCGTTGGTACTCCGGGACATGCCGCCGTGCGGGACTTCATCATCGACTCCCTTAGGGCGCTGGGATGGCACGTGAATCTGGACATTTTCAACGGACAAGTGCCGATCCTGGGTTCCGTGACGTTCCACAATATCGTGGCCAGGCTGAGCTGCAAGGCCAGGCGGTACCTGATGCTGGGCTGCCACTACGACAGCAAGTACTTGGCTCGATCAGAGTACGTGGGTGCCACGGATGCGGCCGTTTCCTGTGCCCTGATGCTCAACATGGCCCGAGTGCTGCGGAAGCAGCTGCGGGCCTTGCGGCAGGCCCAGATCGGCCTCCTGTTCGTGTTCTTTGATGGAAAGGAGGCCATCGGGAGTTGGTCCGACGAGGACTCGCTTTACGGCTCCCGTCACCTGGCGGACCTCATGTACGAGAGGGACCTGCTGGATAGCATAGACCTTTTCGTACTGCTCGACCGCGTTGGGGCCAAGGACATGTCCTTCTTCAGCCACGTTCCCAGCACGGTCGGATGGTTCCAGCGTTTGGTTCAACTGGAGCAGAAGCTGTCCAAAGCAGGACTGCTAAAAGCGCAGCGATCGTACTTCCAATTCATCGCCAGGGACGATCCACGGGACGATCATGTGCCGTTCCTCAGGCGCCAGGTGCCCGTTCTCCACCTGACAGCGGAGGAGTCCTCCACCCAGGTGTGGCACAAGGTCACCGATGTCGAGGGCAGAGTGGACTACGGCAGCACGGAGCAAGTGGCTCTGATTGTACGCCTGTTTGTCCTCGAATATCTGCTGTCGGCTCCGTCATCCTCCGGCCAGCTGCACCCCCCCTGCCCGGCCCTAGTCTCGACTCTCgctgctctgtctctgtcgctgcctctgcgtCTGTCCTGA
- the LOC6900773 gene encoding uncharacterized protein: protein MNSRDRQFWTEFLLLYRSLPAVWKVRSPQYSSRAMKSAGYEQLVGKLREVEPHANRSLVVKKINSFRTNFRRDQRKREQCSEEGLPFESTLWYFDLLGFLEGQDEAPPPVRGPGGDSSAGGEAATELDGEEIFYPAYEISSPKRCRPTIKEESLPSPDSCPSPPATQYSSPSAYQQLPERRTHPIGTEALAHTWSSQFQELSQRQRILARKLISDILYYGCMEQLEPSHVDQLQQMMVRQSSSSKALPQVGNVSASTDSGQVQPPTTEGDI, encoded by the exons ATGAACTCACGCGACCGGCAATTCTGGACCGAGTTCCTGCTGCTCTACCGATCGCTGCCGGCCGTCTGGAAGGTCCGGAGTCCGCAGTACAGCAGCCGGGCGATGAAGAGCGCCGGCTACGAGCAGCTGGTGGGGAAGCTGCGCGAGGTGGAGCCGCACGCCAACCGCTCGCTGGTGGTCAAGAAGATCAACTCGTTCCGCACCAACTTCCGGCGGGATCAGCGCAAGCGCGAGCAGTGCTCCGAGGAGGGGCTGCCCTTCGAGTCCACGTTGTGGTACTTCGATCTGCTGGGCTTTCTCGAGGGCCAGGATGAGGCCCCCCCGCCCGTGCGGGGGCCAGGCGGCGACAGTAGTGCCGGGGGGGAGGCAGCCACCGAGTTGGACGGCGAAGAG ATCTTCTATCCCGCCTACGAAATATCATCGCCCAAAAGGTGTCGCCCGACCATTAAAGAGGAATCGCTGCCGTCTCCCGACTCCTGCCCCTCGCCCCCCGCCACCCAGTactcctccccctccgcctATCAGCAGCTGCCGGAGCGCAGAACGCACCCAATCGGCACGGAGGCGCTGGCTCACACGTGGAGCAGCCAGTTCCAGGAGCTCTCCCAGCGCCAGCGGATACTCGCCCGAAAGCTGATCTCGGACATCCTCTACTACGGCTGCATGGAGCAACTGGAGCCCAGTCATGTCGACCAGCTCCAGCAGATGATGGTGCGCCAAAGCTCAAGCTCCAAGGCCCTGCCGCAAGTCGGCAACGTTTCGGCATCGACGGATTCGGGGCAGGTCCAACCCCCCACCACGGAGGGAGACATTTGA